A region of Arvicanthis niloticus isolate mArvNil1 unplaced genomic scaffold, mArvNil1.pat.X pat_scaffold_609_arrow_ctg1, whole genome shotgun sequence DNA encodes the following proteins:
- the LOC117702248 gene encoding LOW QUALITY PROTEIN: uncharacterized protein LOC117702248 (The sequence of the model RefSeq protein was modified relative to this genomic sequence to represent the inferred CDS: inserted 1 base in 1 codon; deleted 1 base in 1 codon; substituted 6 bases at 6 genomic stop codons), with protein MGQAVTTPLSLSMDHWSDVRDRGRLLSVVVKKGPWRTLCTSEWPTFNVGWPPQGTFDLPTIRAVRAVVFQEGSASHPDHQPYITVWENLARYPPPWVEPFLPPCQPSSRVLAVREGSTEGRLXPRQNEGEPSTPPVSISKIYPDIEEPPEWPTPLPPPYPSAPQPALLPSAPELAPASRATGGPSAGTRSXRGATPVGPDSTVALPLRAVGPPPTGENELQLLQYWPFSSSDLYNXKVNHPPFSENPAGLTGLIESLMFSHQPTWDDCQQLLQTLFTTEERERILLEARKNIRDNQGRPATQAAIDEGFPLTRPPWDYHTATGRERLSIYRRALVAGLRGAARKPTNLTKVREVMQGATEPPSVFLERLMEAYHRYTPFDPMSEGQRASVIMAFIGQSAPDIRRRLQRIEGLQDYTIRDVVKEAEKVYHKRETEEEKQEREKKEKAEDEDRREKRQEENLTRILAAVVGEGRRQGTGRARQTGNLGDGRRQGPRRPKRDQLLLERDQCAYCKEKGHWARECPKKKETKVLSLNNKDXGSRGSVPLSEPRVTVKIEGTPIDFLVDTGAEYSVLKKPLGKIQDKKTLVIGATGQKPYPWTTSRTVDLGRNQVSHSFLVIPECPTPLLGRDLLTKLKAQIKFTPSGPELSWGTETPQTLILSLQLEEEYRLYQEREKPPEELQEWLLRFPQAWAETGGTGMARQAPPVVIELKSGATLIGVRQYPMSKEAREGIRPHIKRLLEQGILVPCRSPWNTPLLPVKKPGTNDYRPVQDLREVNKRVQDVHPTVPNPYNFLSTLPPTRTWYTVLDLKDAFFCLRLHPNSQPLFAFEWQDPESGRTGQLTWTRLPQGFKNSPTLFDESLHQDLAPFRANNPQVTLIIYIDDILLATETREDCELGTQKILAELGELGYQVSAKKAQLCRTEVTYLGYTLKNGQRWLTEARKRTVTQIPTPTTPRQVREFLGTAGFYRLWIPGFATLAAPLYPLTKEKGKFIWTKEHQVAFETLKKTLLQAPALALPDLSKPFTLYIDERKGVARGVLTQALGPWKHPVAYLSKKLDPVASGWPSCLRAIAATATLIKDADKLTLGQKVTIVAPHALENIIRQPPDRWITNARITHYQSLLLTERVTFAPPAVLNPATLLPEADETPVHQCEEILAEEAGTRSDLTDQPWPGAETWFTDGSSFVKEGKRRAGAAVVDGRTVIWASSLLEGTSAQKAELIALIQALKLTEGKSVNIYTDSGYAFATAHVHGAIYRQRGLLTSAGRDIKNKKEILDLLEAIHLPRKVAIIHCPGHQKGTGPIEKGNQMADQMAKEAAHGPMTLIAKVGSRQDERALEKRALTEEEGLEYLTSMHRLTHLGARKMIELSNKSPYHIPRLQKTAEDLVRNCRACALTNAGSSRHSGGKRLRGDRPGTYXEVDFTEVKPARYGNKYLLVFIDVFSGWVEAFPTKKETANVVAKKXTGRHPSPIXST; from the exons ATGGGACAGGCTGTGACAACCCCCTTGTCTTTGTCTATGGACCATTGGTCGGATGTTAGGGACAGAGGACGCTTATTGTCAGTAGTTGTAAAAAAGGGGCCTTGGCGGACCCTTTGCACCTCTGAGTGGCCAACTTTCAATGTGGGATGGCCACCTCAAGGGACATTTGATTTACCCACCATTAGAGCCGTTAGGgcagttgtttttcaggaaggaTCAGCGTCGCATCCAGACCATCAACCATACATCACCGTGTGGGAAAACTTGGCTCGCTATCCACCCCCATGGGTTGAGCCTTTCCTCCCACCTTGCCAACCAAGCTCCCGGGTCTTGGCTGTGCGAGAGGGCTCCACAGAAGGAAGACTGTAACCACGTCAGAATGAAGGCGAGCCCAGCACCCCGCCGGTGTCCATTTCAAAGATATACCCTGATATAGAAGAACCCCCTGAATGGCccactcccctgcccccaccttacCCCTCAGCTCCCCAACCTGCACTCCTGCCCTCAGCCCCCGAACTGGCCCCAGCCTCCAGGGCCACAGGGGGGCCCTCAGCAGGTACTAGGAGCTGACGTGGAGCCACTCCTGTAGGACCTGACTCCACCGTGGCGCTGCCCCTTAGGGCCGTTGGGCCGCCCCCAACTGGCGAGAACGAGCTGCAGCTCCTGCAGTAttggcctttttcctcctctgatctctataattaGAAAGTTAACCATCCCCCTTTTTCAGAAAATCCTGCAGGACTCACAGGCCTGATAGAGTCCCTGATGTTTTCCCACCAACCCACgtgggatgactgtcagcagctcCTACAGACACTGTTCACTaccgaagagagggagaggattctCCTTGAGGCTCGTAAAAATATCCGAGATAATCAAGGACGCCCCGCCACTCAGGCTGCTATAGACGAGGGGTTTCCCTTGACCCGTCCTCCGTGGGATTACCACACGGCAACAGGTAGGGAACGGCTGTCCATTTACCGCCGGGCTCTCGTGGCTGGTCTCAGGGGTGCAGCGAGAAAACCCACCAATTTGACaaaggtaagagaggttatgcaaGGAGCGACTGAGCCCCCCTCTGTGTTCCTAGAGAGGCTCATGGAGGCTTACCATAGGTACACTCCTTTTGACCCTATGTCAGAGGGGCAGCGAGCTTCTGTAATCATGGCTTTCATTGGGCAGTCCGCCCCGGACATTAGAAGGAGGTTACAGCGTATTGAGGGATTGCAAGATTATACTATCAGAGATGTGgtgaaggaggctgagaaagtgtatcataagagagagacagaggaagagaaacaggagagagaaaagaaagaaaaggctgaggatgaagatagaagggaaaagagacaagaagagaacctAACTAGGATACTGGCCGCAGTGGTAGGAGAAGGAAGGCGTCAGGGAACTGGTAGggctagacagacagggaacctgggtgACGGCAGAAGGCAGGGGCCAAGGAGACCCAAAAGAGACCAGCTGTTACTAGAGAGAGATCAGTGTGCATACTGCAAAGAGAAGGGCCATTGGGCCCGAGAGTGtcctaaaaagaaagagaccaaagtGCTGTCCTTAAATAATAAAGATTAGGGAAGTCGGGGTTCGGTTCCCCTCTCCGAGCCTAGGGTAACTGTGAAAATAGAGGGGACCCCTATAGATTTCTTGGTGGACACAGGAGCAGAATATTCTGTGCTTAAAAAACCTCTGGGAAAGATACAAGATAAAAAGACGCTGGTGATTGGGGCTACAGGACAAAAACCGTATCCGTGGACTACTTCTCGTACAGTGGATCTTGGAAGAAACCAGGTATCCCACTCATTTTTAGTAATACCAGAGTGCCCTACGCCCTTACTGGGCAGAGACTTGTTAACCAAATTAAAGGCCCAGATAAAATTTACCCCCTCTGGACCGGAACTGTCATGGGGAACTGAGACACCCCAAACGTTAATATTGTCCCTTCAGCTAGAAGAAGAATACCGGctataccaagagagagagaag cccccCGAGGAGCTTCAGGAATGGTTACTTCGATTTCCTCAGGCGTGGGCTGAGACAGGGGGCACGGGAATGGCTAGACAGGCCCCCCCTGTGGTGATTGAGCTCAAGTCTGGAGCCACCCTCATTGGGGTCCGACAGTACCCCATGagcaaggaagccagagagggtaTACGCCCCCACATTAAGAGACTGTTAGAACAGGGGATTTTAGTCCCTTGCAGGTCCCCTTGGAACACCCCCTTATTGCCAGTAAAAAAACCGGGGACAAACGACTATCGTCCGGTACAGGATCTTAGGGAAGTCAACAAGAGGGTACAAGATGTCCACCCTACAGTGCCCAACCCGTACAACTTTCTCAGTACATTGCCACCCACTCGAACCTGGTATACCgtcttagatttaaaagatgccttcttctgtctgaggttacatccaaacagccAGCCCCTGTTTGCTTTCGAGTGGCAGGaccctgagagtgggagaaccgGACAACTCACGTGGACAAGGTTACCCCAAGGATTCAAAAACTCCCCAACACTGTTCGATGAATCTCTACACCAGGACCTTGCCCCCTTCCGCGCTAATAACCCGCAGGTGACTCTTATCATTTATATTGATGACATTTTGCTGGCCACAGAGACCCGAGAAGATTGCGAACTGGGGACTCAGAAGATCCTGGCTGAGTTAGGTGAGTTGGGGTATCAGGTCTCTGCTAAGAAAGCACAGCTATGTCGAACTGAGGTGACATACTTGGGATATACCCTAAAAAATGGACAGCggtggctcacagaagccagaaaacgaACAGTCACACAAATCCCAACCCCAACCACCCCTCGCCAGGTAAGGGAATTCCTGGGGACCGCGGGATTTTATAGGCTTTGGATTCCAGGATTCGCCACTTTGGCAGCCCCATTATATcccttgacaaaagaaaaagggaagttcATCTGGACAAAAGAACACCAGGTGGCTTTCGAAACTCTTAAAAAGACACTGCTACAGGCCCCTGCCCTAGCACTGCCAGATTTAAGCAAGCCTTTTACCCTATATATTGATGAGAGAAAGGGGGTTGCCAGAGGGGTCCTCACCCAAGCTCTAGGACCTTGGAAGCATCCGGTAGCTTATCTGTCAAAAAAACTAGATCCTGTGGCTAGCGGATGGCCCTCTTGCCTGCGAGCGATAGCTGCAACAGCCACACTGATAAAAGATGCTGATAAGCTAACTCTGGGCCAGAAAGTGACAATAGTGGCCCCCCATGCTCTCGAAAACATCATCAGACAACCGCCAGACCGCTGGATAACCAACGCTAGAATCACCCATTACCAGAGCTTGTTACTAACAGAGAGAGTGACTTTTGCTCCACCTGCCGTCCTCAACCCCGCTACCCTGCTACCTGAAGCTGATGAGACCCCAGTACATCAGTGTGAGGAGATACTGGCTGAAGAAGCAGGGACCCGGTCAGATTTGACCGACCAGCCGTGGCCTGGGGCAGAGACCTGGTTCACCGATGGAAGTAGCTTCGTGAAAGAAGGTAAGCGAAGGGCCGGGGCAGCGGTAGTAGATGGAAGGACTGTCATTTGGGCTAGCAGCCTGCTGGAAGGAACTTCGGCGCAAAAAGCAGAACTTATTGCTCTGATCCAAGCCCTAAAACTGACAGAAGGGAAGTCTGTAAACATTTATACTGATAGCGGATACGCTTTTGCAACAGCCCATGTTCATGGGGCAATTTACAGACAGCGTGGGTTGCTGACGTCTGCTGgcagagacattaaaaataaaaaggagattctTGATTTACTAGAGGCTATCCACTTGCCACGAAAGGTGGCAATCATccactgcccaggacaccagaaggggacTGGCCCTATTGAAAAGGGAAACCAGATGGCAGATCAGATGGCTAAAGAGGCGGCACACGGACCAATGACTCTTATAGCCAAAGTGGGGTCCCGCCAGGATGAGAGAGCCCTGGAAAAGAGAGCCCTCACAGAAGAAGAGGGGCTAGAATACCTGACCAGTATGCACCGCCTCACCCACCTGGGGGccagaaaaatgatagaactatccaacaaatccccttaccacattcctagGCTCCAAAAGACAGCCGAAGATCTGGTAAGAAACTGCAGGGCGTGTGCCCTCACTAATGCCGGATCCAGCAGGCATAGTGGGGGAAAGCGCCTACGGGGAGATCGACCTGGAACTTATTGAGAGGTCgatttcacagaagtaaaacctgcCCGATACGGCAACAAAtatcttctagttttcatagATGTTTTCTCAGGGTGGGTTGAAGCATTTCCCactaagaaagaaacagcaaatgtagtggccaaga atactggaagacatCCTTCCCCGATTTAGAGTACCTaa